In Corynebacterium afermentans subsp. afermentans, a genomic segment contains:
- a CDS encoding substrate-binding domain-containing protein — translation MRKRLTATVAVAAVAALAVGCGNDTTPGEDAIKVTGSSTVEPITSYMANRYDFDVDIDAVGSTDGFEVFCAGDADINDASVAIPGSSADVDYQKQCADAGVNFIELPIALDAITLVKHRDNDWAQDLSIQQLHDIWAKDSSVTKWSDIDPSWPDEEITLYGRPDGSGTLGVFEQLVLGGDEIRDDYQATDDIQELSKWVSEDVNGLSFMGIGNYLATEDPTRNRIDNVLVDGVAPSVDEAKSGNYPLARPLFIYVNEDSAKREDVNEFVTTYLDKVEAVLPRVYFYQLPEEEYDKAKKRYEDRETGADERWQ, via the coding sequence ATGCGTAAACGACTCACCGCGACTGTCGCTGTGGCCGCCGTCGCTGCGCTGGCCGTCGGCTGCGGCAACGACACCACCCCGGGCGAGGACGCCATCAAGGTCACCGGCTCCTCCACCGTCGAACCGATCACCAGCTACATGGCCAACCGCTACGACTTCGACGTGGACATCGACGCGGTCGGCTCCACCGACGGCTTCGAGGTGTTTTGCGCCGGCGACGCCGACATCAACGACGCCTCCGTGGCCATCCCCGGCTCGAGCGCGGACGTGGACTACCAGAAGCAGTGCGCCGATGCCGGCGTGAACTTCATCGAGCTGCCCATCGCTTTGGACGCCATCACGCTGGTCAAGCACCGCGACAACGACTGGGCCCAGGACCTGTCCATCCAGCAGCTGCACGACATCTGGGCGAAGGACTCTTCCGTGACCAAGTGGTCGGACATCGACCCGTCCTGGCCGGACGAGGAAATCACCCTCTACGGCCGCCCGGACGGCTCCGGCACCCTCGGCGTGTTCGAGCAGCTCGTGCTGGGCGGCGACGAGATCCGCGACGACTACCAGGCCACCGACGACATCCAGGAGCTGTCCAAGTGGGTCTCCGAGGACGTCAACGGTCTGAGCTTCATGGGCATCGGCAACTACCTGGCCACCGAGGACCCGACGCGCAACCGCATCGACAACGTACTTGTCGACGGCGTGGCACCGAGCGTCGATGAAGCAAAGAGCGGCAACTACCCGCTGGCGCGCCCGCTGTTCATCTACGTCAACGAGGACTCCGCAAAGCGCGAGGACGTCAACGAGTTCGTCACCACCTACCTGGACAAGGTCGAGGCCGTGCTGCCGCGCGTGTACTTCTACCAGCTGCCGGAAGAAGAGTACGACAAGGCGAAGAAGCGCTACGAGGACCGCGAAACCGGCGCTGACGAGCGCTGGCAGTAA
- a CDS encoding ABC transporter ATP-binding protein — MSNQHGSELTDDQLAEYEEKMAGDDYSNKAPRKAKQFWPSAKRLLGLLAPYKLALTAVFAMNAVSVVLAVYAPRVMGRAMDVIFSGVMSKHMPPGTTKEQAVEGLRAAGQNRFADMASAMDLTPGTGIDFDRLGQLIVAVLVLYVAASLLMWAQGAILNRLTMRAVFNLRERVEAKINTLPLRYFDTRQRGDVMSRTTNDVDNVQQALQQSLSSLFNAILTVVGILVMMFAISWQLALVALLAIPLTGLVMGLVGTRSQQQFTTQWKATGDVNGHVEESFSGHDVAVIFGRTEELRRTFDERNNELAGAAQKAQFLANSMHPTMQFISYLSYVAIAVLGGVKVASGKLTLGDATAFIQYSRQFNQPLGEIAGMMQMLQSGVASAERVFELLDAEVEPADSTTARMDGRAEGLVEFRDVSFSYTDEPLIQDLNLRVEPGQTAAIVGPTGAGKTTLVNLIMRFYDVDSGAITLDGTDIREYSREDLRGQIGMVLQDAVLFKGTIMDNIRYGRLDATDEEVIEAAKATYVDRFVRSLPEGYDTVVDQDGGSVSAGERQLITIARAFLSQPALLILDEATSSVDTRTEVMVQQAMHALRSNRTSFVIAHRLSTIRDADVIVVMEDGRIVEQGSHAELVAKQGAYWRLHQSQFSA; from the coding sequence ATGAGCAACCAGCACGGATCCGAGCTGACAGACGACCAGCTCGCCGAGTACGAAGAGAAGATGGCCGGCGACGACTACTCCAACAAGGCGCCGCGCAAGGCCAAGCAGTTCTGGCCGTCCGCGAAACGCCTGCTGGGGTTGCTTGCCCCGTACAAGCTGGCGCTGACTGCGGTGTTCGCCATGAACGCCGTGTCCGTGGTGCTGGCCGTGTACGCCCCGCGCGTGATGGGCCGGGCCATGGACGTGATCTTCTCCGGCGTGATGTCCAAGCACATGCCGCCGGGCACTACCAAGGAGCAGGCGGTCGAGGGCTTGCGCGCCGCGGGCCAGAACCGCTTCGCTGACATGGCCTCGGCGATGGATCTCACGCCCGGCACCGGCATCGACTTCGACCGGCTTGGCCAGCTCATCGTTGCGGTCCTAGTGCTCTACGTCGCTGCGTCGCTGCTGATGTGGGCGCAGGGCGCGATTTTGAATAGGCTGACCATGCGCGCGGTGTTCAACCTGCGCGAGCGGGTGGAGGCGAAGATCAACACCCTGCCTCTGCGCTACTTTGACACCCGCCAGCGCGGCGACGTGATGAGCCGCACCACCAACGACGTGGACAACGTGCAGCAAGCCCTGCAGCAGTCCCTGTCCTCGCTGTTCAACGCGATCCTGACGGTGGTGGGCATCCTGGTGATGATGTTCGCCATCTCCTGGCAGCTGGCCCTGGTGGCGCTGCTGGCCATCCCGCTAACCGGCCTGGTCATGGGTTTGGTGGGCACGCGCTCGCAGCAACAGTTCACCACCCAGTGGAAGGCCACGGGCGACGTCAACGGGCACGTGGAGGAATCCTTTTCCGGCCACGACGTCGCCGTCATATTCGGGCGCACCGAGGAGCTGCGCCGCACCTTCGACGAGCGCAACAACGAGCTCGCGGGCGCGGCACAAAAGGCGCAGTTTTTGGCCAACTCAATGCACCCGACCATGCAATTCATCTCGTACCTGTCGTATGTGGCCATCGCGGTGCTCGGCGGGGTGAAGGTCGCTTCGGGCAAGCTCACGCTCGGCGACGCCACCGCGTTTATCCAGTACTCCCGCCAGTTCAACCAGCCGCTCGGCGAGATCGCCGGCATGATGCAGATGCTCCAATCCGGTGTCGCTTCCGCGGAGCGAGTCTTCGAGCTTCTCGACGCTGAAGTAGAACCCGCAGACAGCACCACGGCCCGCATGGACGGCCGCGCCGAGGGCCTGGTGGAGTTCCGCGACGTGTCCTTCTCCTACACCGACGAGCCTTTGATTCAGGACCTGAACCTGCGGGTGGAGCCGGGCCAGACCGCCGCGATCGTCGGCCCCACCGGCGCCGGCAAGACCACGCTGGTGAACCTGATCATGCGCTTCTACGACGTCGATTCCGGCGCGATAACCCTCGACGGCACCGACATCCGGGAGTACTCCCGCGAGGACCTGCGCGGCCAGATCGGCATGGTGCTGCAAGACGCGGTGCTGTTCAAGGGCACGATCATGGACAACATCCGCTACGGGCGTTTGGACGCCACCGACGAGGAGGTCATCGAGGCGGCGAAGGCCACCTACGTGGACCGCTTCGTACGCTCGCTGCCGGAGGGTTACGACACGGTAGTCGACCAGGACGGCGGGTCCGTCTCCGCCGGCGAGCGCCAACTGATCACGATTGCGCGCGCGTTCCTGTCGCAGCCGGCGCTGTTGATCCTGGACGAGGCGACCTCGTCGGTGGACACCCGCACCGAGGTCATGGTGCAGCAGGCCATGCACGCGCTGCGATCCAACCGCACCTCGTTTGTCATCGCGCACCGCCTGTCCACCATCCGCGATGCGGACGTGATCGTGGTGATGGAAGACGGACGCATAGTGGAGCAAGGTTCGCATGCGGAGCTCGTCGCAAAGCAAGGTGCGTACTGGCGCCTGCACCAATCCCAGTTCAGCGCCTAA
- a CDS encoding FAD-dependent oxidoreductase, producing the protein MSLRVAVVGAGPAGIYASDLLIRNEEHDVHVDLFEQMPAPFGLIRYGVAPDHPRIKGIVKSLHNVLDKDKLRLIANVTVGRDITIDDLRDYYDAVVISTGAVRDRELLIPGGDKSIGAGEFVGFYDGNPRFERNWNLEAKEVAVVGVGNVALDISRILAKTGDELTVTEIPDNVYESLKNNKAETVHMFGRRGPAQAKFTPKELRELDESDTIQVLVDPEDIDYDELSEQVRRSDKSVDLNCQVLEQYAMREPDDAPHKIHIHFFEEPVEVLTDDSGAVTGIRTERQELDGNGGIRGTEKFTDWPVQQVYHAVGYRSEPVEGVPFDLERHVIPNDGGRVLVTAEEGAAPEDKLYVTGWIKRGPVGLIGNTKSDAKETTDMLIADADAGKLAAPTHTGADDIFDLLRERGVDYATWDGWYKLDEAERALGAADANFPRERKKIVEWEDMLGHSRAGQ; encoded by the coding sequence ATGAGCCTGCGCGTCGCCGTAGTTGGAGCCGGCCCAGCCGGCATTTACGCCTCCGACCTGCTAATCCGCAACGAAGAGCACGACGTCCACGTCGACCTCTTCGAGCAGATGCCCGCCCCCTTCGGCCTGATCCGTTACGGCGTGGCACCCGACCACCCGCGAATTAAGGGCATTGTGAAGTCCCTGCACAACGTGCTGGACAAGGACAAGCTGCGCCTGATCGCTAACGTCACCGTCGGCCGCGACATCACTATCGACGACCTGCGCGACTACTACGACGCCGTCGTCATCTCCACCGGTGCCGTGCGCGACCGCGAGCTGCTTATCCCGGGCGGCGACAAGTCCATCGGCGCCGGCGAGTTCGTCGGCTTCTACGACGGCAACCCGCGCTTCGAGCGCAACTGGAACCTCGAGGCCAAGGAAGTCGCCGTCGTCGGCGTGGGCAACGTGGCACTCGATATCTCCCGCATCCTGGCCAAGACCGGCGACGAGCTCACCGTCACCGAAATTCCGGACAACGTCTACGAATCCCTGAAGAACAACAAAGCGGAGACGGTGCACATGTTCGGCCGCCGCGGCCCCGCCCAGGCGAAGTTCACGCCGAAGGAGCTGCGCGAGCTCGACGAGTCCGACACCATCCAGGTGCTCGTGGACCCCGAGGACATCGACTACGACGAGCTGTCGGAGCAGGTCCGCCGCTCCGACAAGTCCGTCGATCTGAACTGCCAGGTGCTGGAGCAGTACGCCATGCGCGAGCCGGACGACGCGCCGCACAAGATCCACATCCACTTCTTCGAAGAGCCGGTGGAGGTGCTCACCGACGACTCCGGTGCCGTGACCGGCATCCGCACCGAGCGCCAGGAGCTCGACGGCAACGGCGGCATCCGCGGCACCGAGAAGTTCACCGACTGGCCGGTCCAGCAGGTCTACCACGCCGTGGGCTACCGCTCCGAGCCGGTCGAGGGCGTGCCCTTCGACCTGGAGCGCCACGTCATCCCCAACGATGGCGGCCGCGTGTTGGTCACCGCCGAAGAGGGTGCCGCACCGGAGGACAAGCTCTACGTCACCGGCTGGATCAAGCGCGGACCCGTGGGCCTGATCGGCAACACCAAGTCCGACGCCAAGGAAACCACCGACATGCTCATCGCCGACGCGGACGCCGGCAAGCTTGCCGCGCCGACCCACACCGGCGCCGACGACATCTTTGACCTGCTGCGCGAACGCGGCGTGGACTACGCCACCTGGGACGGCTGGTACAAACTCGACGAGGCCGAGCGCGCCCTCGGCGCCGCCGACGCCAACTTCCCGCGCGAGCGCAAGAAGATCGTGGAGTGGGAGGACATGCTCGGCCACTCCCGCGCCGGCCAGTAA
- a CDS encoding nitrite/sulfite reductase, with translation MSAPIKPRTRPKKSEGQWLIDGSAPLNHDEEIKQESPVLDVKQRVIDVYSKGGFDSIDREDLYPRFKWLGLYTQRKQNLGGEFTGEDNSVLEDKYFMMRIRFDGGICSTAQARAVGELSRDYARSTVDLTDRQNMQFHWVRIENVPAIWEKLEEHGLNTWDACGDVPRVILGSPVAGIAKDEIIDATPAIRKIQQIVTDEEFQNLPRKFKTAISGNARQDVVHEINDLAFIGVEHPELGPGFECYVGGGLSTNPMLAQSLGAFVTLEQVPDVWANVVRIFRDYGYRRLRNRARLKFLVKEWGVEKFRRILEEDYLGYALADGPKAPNNLVDRDHIGVHEQNDGNVYIGVKPTLGHMSGEQLIALADLAEQYGVTDLRFTPFKEVLLLGVEPEDVEKLQSDLEQMGLYSKPSEFRRGLLSCTGLEYCKLAHVTTKSRAIELADELEERFGDLDSPITISLNGCPNACARHQVSDIGLKGQMVANEDGKKVEGFQVHLGGTIGEGANFGRKLRGHKVLSTELTDYVTRVVQHYVDKREDGETFRQWVARADEDDLR, from the coding sequence ATGAGCGCACCCATTAAGCCCAGGACACGCCCGAAGAAGTCGGAGGGGCAGTGGCTAATAGACGGCTCCGCGCCGCTGAACCACGACGAGGAGATCAAGCAGGAATCCCCAGTCCTAGACGTCAAGCAGCGCGTAATCGACGTCTACTCCAAGGGCGGCTTCGATTCGATCGACCGCGAGGACCTCTACCCGCGCTTTAAGTGGCTCGGCCTGTACACCCAACGCAAGCAGAACCTGGGTGGCGAGTTCACCGGCGAGGACAACAGCGTCCTGGAAGACAAGTACTTCATGATGCGCATTCGCTTCGACGGCGGTATCTGCTCCACCGCGCAGGCCCGCGCCGTCGGCGAGCTTTCCCGCGACTACGCGCGCTCCACCGTGGACCTCACCGACCGCCAGAACATGCAGTTCCACTGGGTGCGCATCGAGAACGTCCCCGCGATCTGGGAGAAGCTCGAGGAGCACGGCCTGAACACCTGGGACGCGTGCGGCGACGTGCCGCGCGTGATCTTAGGCTCCCCGGTCGCCGGCATTGCCAAGGACGAGATCATCGACGCCACCCCCGCGATCCGCAAAATCCAGCAGATCGTCACCGACGAGGAATTCCAGAACCTGCCACGCAAGTTCAAGACCGCTATTTCCGGCAACGCCCGCCAGGACGTGGTCCACGAGATCAACGACCTTGCCTTCATCGGCGTTGAGCACCCCGAGCTCGGCCCCGGCTTCGAGTGCTACGTCGGCGGCGGGCTGTCCACCAACCCGATGCTCGCGCAGTCCCTCGGTGCATTTGTCACCCTCGAGCAGGTCCCCGACGTGTGGGCGAACGTGGTGCGCATCTTCCGCGACTACGGCTACCGCCGCCTGCGCAACCGCGCGCGCCTGAAGTTCCTGGTCAAGGAGTGGGGCGTGGAGAAGTTCCGCCGCATCCTCGAGGAGGATTACTTGGGCTATGCGCTTGCCGACGGCCCAAAGGCCCCCAACAACCTGGTCGACCGCGACCACATCGGCGTGCACGAACAAAATGACGGCAACGTCTACATCGGCGTGAAGCCCACGCTGGGCCACATGTCCGGCGAGCAGCTCATCGCGCTCGCGGACCTGGCGGAGCAATACGGCGTGACCGACCTGCGCTTTACTCCGTTTAAGGAGGTGCTGTTGCTCGGGGTGGAACCGGAGGACGTCGAGAAGCTGCAAAGCGATTTGGAACAGATGGGGCTGTACTCGAAGCCCTCCGAGTTCCGCCGCGGCCTGCTCAGCTGCACCGGCCTGGAGTACTGCAAGCTCGCGCACGTGACCACGAAGTCCCGCGCGATCGAGCTGGCGGATGAGCTGGAGGAGCGCTTCGGCGACCTGGATTCGCCCATCACCATCTCGCTCAACGGCTGCCCGAATGCGTGCGCGCGCCACCAGGTCTCCGACATCGGGCTCAAGGGCCAGATGGTGGCGAACGAGGACGGCAAGAAAGTCGAGGGGTTCCAGGTGCACCTCGGCGGCACTATCGGCGAGGGCGCGAACTTCGGCCGCAAGCTGCGCGGCCACAAGGTGCTGTCCACCGAGCTGACGGATTACGTCACGCGCGTGGTGCAGCATTACGTGGACAAGCGCGAGGACGGCGAAACATTTCGTCAATGGGTCGCCCGCGCGGACGAGGATGATTTGCGATGA
- a CDS encoding Na/Pi symporter: MKREETGGSTVATADNTGRTEKDENKNLEDLDVDDDSERKDPLGFLPLDGKAKEIANWIAVIIGIWILLNGVGMIGDGFKGIAGDRAEELFSFAENPFVGLAIGIVATSIIQSSSTTTSIVVGMIAGGLPLNIAIPMLFGANMGTSVTSTLVALGLAGNKKQFQQGFSMATVHDFFNLIAILIFFTLEMFTGFLGKTATAIAPSLSGSGDGVLAGIFESIGDFIDMITEPLVGLAGSLVEPLGDVWGGVVLAVLGIVLILFSIQFIGNILNALLVGKAQDILYAALGKNAFVGVLSGAAITTLVQSSSTTTALTVPLAASGKFKVRTLFPFVVGANIGTTVTGLIAAFSASGAEAEAAMAGALVHTLFNTFAAILILGVPFLRKLPPAGSDWLAAMATKNKLYVFAWIGGVFFLIPILAVFISNALS, from the coding sequence ATGAAACGTGAAGAAACCGGCGGATCTACCGTCGCCACGGCCGACAACACCGGCCGCACCGAAAAAGACGAAAACAAAAACCTCGAGGACCTCGACGTCGACGACGACAGCGAGCGCAAAGACCCGCTCGGCTTCCTCCCGCTCGACGGCAAAGCCAAGGAGATCGCCAACTGGATCGCCGTGATCATCGGCATCTGGATCCTGCTCAACGGCGTGGGCATGATCGGTGACGGCTTCAAGGGCATCGCCGGCGACCGCGCGGAGGAGCTGTTCTCCTTCGCCGAGAACCCGTTCGTGGGTCTGGCCATCGGCATCGTGGCCACCTCGATCATTCAGTCTTCCTCCACCACCACCTCGATCGTGGTGGGCATGATCGCCGGCGGCCTGCCGCTGAACATCGCGATTCCGATGCTCTTCGGCGCGAACATGGGCACCTCCGTGACCTCCACCCTGGTGGCGCTTGGTCTGGCCGGTAACAAGAAGCAGTTCCAGCAGGGCTTCTCCATGGCCACCGTGCACGACTTCTTCAACCTGATTGCCATCCTGATCTTCTTCACGCTGGAAATGTTCACCGGCTTTTTGGGCAAGACCGCAACGGCGATTGCGCCGTCGCTGTCCGGCTCCGGTGACGGTGTACTGGCGGGCATCTTCGAATCCATCGGCGACTTCATCGACATGATCACCGAGCCGCTGGTGGGCCTCGCCGGCAGCCTGGTCGAGCCGCTGGGCGACGTCTGGGGCGGCGTGGTCCTGGCCGTGCTGGGCATCGTGCTGATCCTGTTTTCCATCCAGTTCATCGGCAACATCCTCAACGCGCTGCTGGTGGGCAAGGCCCAGGACATCCTCTACGCGGCCCTGGGCAAGAACGCCTTTGTGGGTGTGCTCTCCGGTGCCGCCATCACCACCCTGGTGCAGTCCTCCTCCACCACCACCGCACTGACCGTGCCGCTGGCCGCCTCCGGCAAATTCAAGGTGCGCACCCTGTTCCCGTTCGTGGTCGGCGCCAACATCGGCACCACCGTCACCGGCCTGATCGCCGCGTTCTCCGCCTCCGGTGCCGAAGCCGAAGCCGCGATGGCAGGTGCGCTGGTGCACACCCTGTTCAACACCTTCGCCGCGATCCTGATCCTGGGCGTGCCGTTCTTGCGCAAGCTCCCGCCGGCCGGCTCCGACTGGCTCGCAGCCATGGCAACGAAGAACAAGCTCTACGTCTTCGCGTGGATCGGCGGCGTGTTCTTCCTCATCCCGATTCTGGCCGTGTTCATCTCCAACGCACTCTCCTAA
- a CDS encoding ABC transporter ATP-binding protein, whose amino-acid sequence MDLIRLTARFGKRYSGKIALVIVLQLVTTLATLYLPDLNADIINNGVAQADVPYIWRTGRTMLAVALVQIAAAIAAVWFASQVAMDTGRDIRASVYNRVSDFDSEEMAHFGAATLVTRGTNDVQQVQMTFLLFMNFMVAAPIMAIGGIIMALRQDAGMSWLVVTAVLVLAVVVGVTAAILMPLFKRMQTKLDAINGLLREQIAGIRVVRAFGREDYEAERFTDANHDITRLSLNIGRVFVTMFPVIMLILNLATAAVLWFGGHRVDDGLVEVGSLTAFMQYLMQILMAVMMGVFMLMMLPRAIVCADRIEEVLGHEVKASVAEGASIGEGSVRFEDVSYTYPGAEKPVLEGISFEARPGTTTAIIGSTGSGKTTLAGLLPRLYSPTSGRVLIDGHPVTHIPRQDLVKAVAMVPQKPWLFSGTVASNLRMGNPNATDEQLWAALRTAQAGFVDDLDMPISQGGTNVSGGQRQRLCIARMFVADPKVYVFDDSFSALDATTEANLNAAMREIVQERTVIVVAQKVSSIRHADQILVMEAGRIVARDTHDELLQTSETYREIAASQAEVDA is encoded by the coding sequence ATGGATCTCATCCGCCTCACCGCGCGTTTTGGCAAGCGGTACAGCGGCAAGATCGCGCTGGTTATCGTGCTGCAGCTGGTCACGACCCTGGCCACGCTGTACTTGCCGGACTTGAACGCGGACATCATCAACAACGGCGTCGCCCAGGCGGACGTGCCGTATATCTGGCGCACCGGCCGCACGATGCTGGCAGTCGCGCTGGTGCAGATCGCAGCGGCGATCGCGGCAGTGTGGTTCGCCTCCCAGGTGGCCATGGACACCGGCCGGGACATCAGGGCCTCCGTGTACAACCGGGTGTCCGATTTCGATAGCGAGGAGATGGCGCATTTCGGCGCCGCCACACTGGTCACGCGCGGCACGAATGACGTCCAGCAGGTGCAAATGACGTTCCTGTTGTTCATGAACTTCATGGTCGCAGCACCCATCATGGCCATCGGCGGCATCATCATGGCGCTGCGCCAGGACGCTGGTATGTCGTGGCTGGTGGTCACGGCGGTGCTCGTCCTGGCCGTCGTGGTGGGCGTCACCGCGGCGATCCTGATGCCGCTGTTCAAGCGCATGCAGACAAAGCTTGACGCGATCAACGGCCTGTTGCGCGAGCAGATCGCGGGCATCCGGGTGGTGCGCGCGTTCGGCCGCGAGGACTACGAGGCCGAGCGGTTCACGGACGCGAACCACGACATCACCAGGCTAAGTCTGAACATCGGCCGCGTGTTCGTCACAATGTTCCCGGTGATCATGCTCATCCTCAACCTCGCCACCGCGGCCGTGCTGTGGTTCGGCGGCCACCGCGTGGACGACGGCCTGGTGGAGGTCGGTTCACTCACCGCGTTCATGCAGTACCTGATGCAGATCCTCATGGCGGTGATGATGGGCGTGTTCATGCTGATGATGCTGCCGCGCGCGATTGTCTGCGCGGATCGCATCGAGGAGGTGCTCGGGCATGAGGTGAAGGCGTCGGTGGCCGAAGGGGCGTCGATAGGCGAAGGCTCCGTGCGCTTCGAGGACGTCTCCTACACCTACCCGGGCGCGGAGAAGCCGGTGCTTGAGGGCATTTCGTTCGAGGCCCGCCCGGGGACCACGACTGCGATCATCGGCTCGACGGGCAGCGGCAAGACCACACTCGCGGGGCTGTTGCCCCGGCTGTACTCGCCGACTTCGGGGCGCGTGCTTATCGACGGCCATCCGGTCACCCACATCCCGCGCCAAGACCTGGTCAAGGCGGTCGCGATGGTGCCGCAGAAGCCGTGGCTGTTCTCCGGCACGGTGGCGTCGAACCTGCGCATGGGCAACCCGAACGCCACAGACGAGCAGCTTTGGGCGGCGCTGCGGACCGCGCAGGCCGGGTTCGTGGACGATTTGGACATGCCGATTTCCCAGGGCGGCACCAACGTCTCGGGCGGGCAGCGCCAGCGCCTGTGCATCGCGCGGATGTTTGTGGCGGATCCGAAGGTGTACGTCTTCGACGATTCGTTCAGCGCGCTGGACGCGACCACCGAGGCGAACCTGAACGCGGCGATGCGCGAGATCGTGCAGGAGCGCACCGTGATCGTGGTGGCGCAGAAAGTGTCCTCGATAAGGCACGCGGACCAGATTCTGGTGATGGAGGCTGGGCGCATCGTCGCGCGCGACACCCACGACGAGCTGCTGCAAACCAGCGAGACGTACCGGGAGATCGCGGCGAGCCAGGCGGAGGTGGACGCATGA
- a CDS encoding phosphoadenylyl-sulfate reductase encodes MTNLLNQPGGNFRDPEISPAGPRETAALPEDVAKQNAQLVDQWAPKLYDASAADILGWAHEHAPGKLAVTLSMENTVLAELAERHLPDADFLFLDTEYHFPETLEVADAVEARYPSHTLVRATAQLTRPEQDKVYGPNLYLRNPGACCRMRKVEPLAVHMSPYAGWITGLRRADGPTRAEAPALSLDNTGRLKISPLVTWSLEDTEAFEEDNDLIIHPLTRQGYPSIGCATCTMPVAEGEDPRAGRWAFASKTECGLHE; translated from the coding sequence ATGACCAACCTGCTCAACCAGCCGGGAGGAAACTTCCGCGACCCCGAGATCAGCCCGGCAGGGCCGAGGGAGACGGCGGCGTTGCCGGAGGACGTCGCCAAGCAAAACGCCCAGCTCGTAGACCAGTGGGCACCCAAGCTTTACGACGCCTCCGCCGCCGACATCCTCGGCTGGGCCCACGAGCACGCGCCCGGCAAGCTCGCGGTGACCCTCTCCATGGAGAACACAGTGCTGGCGGAGTTGGCCGAGCGCCACCTGCCCGACGCGGACTTCCTCTTTTTAGACACCGAGTACCACTTCCCGGAGACCCTCGAGGTGGCCGACGCAGTTGAGGCCCGCTACCCCTCGCACACGCTGGTGCGCGCAACCGCCCAGCTCACCCGCCCGGAGCAGGACAAGGTGTACGGTCCGAATTTGTACCTGCGCAACCCCGGCGCGTGCTGCCGCATGCGCAAGGTTGAGCCGCTGGCGGTGCACATGAGCCCGTACGCCGGCTGGATCACCGGCCTGCGCCGCGCCGACGGCCCCACCCGAGCCGAGGCGCCCGCGCTGAGCCTGGATAACACCGGGCGGCTGAAGATCTCCCCGCTGGTGACCTGGTCGCTGGAGGACACGGAGGCATTCGAGGAGGATAACGACCTGATCATCCACCCGCTGACCCGTCAGGGCTACCCCTCCATCGGCTGCGCCACCTGCACCATGCCCGTGGCCGAGGGGGAGGACCCGCGCGCCGGGCGCTGGGCGTTCGCATCCAAAACCGAGTGCGGCCTGCACGAATAA
- a CDS encoding DUF1707 SHOCT-like domain-containing protein, with protein MSTPYGNFRIGDQERMDAMDTLGRALGEGRLNMGEFDDRCRQVAEAQVHSDLEPILGDLPPQQQAGGAVDRQEVHPGDVFYSGREIMQARRSGKRMRAGMFWLGTVGAFGLTALHPVFLLLIPTLFILLYVMKVGPDSWYTPTLRQLEQQRRQEIKRRQLEIESAKAHQHAMMRVQRRDQFNQLTSDALDVAQNTINRFRKQ; from the coding sequence GTGAGCACCCCATACGGCAACTTCAGAATCGGCGACCAGGAGCGCATGGACGCCATGGACACCCTCGGCCGCGCACTTGGCGAGGGCCGACTCAACATGGGCGAATTCGATGACCGCTGCCGACAGGTCGCCGAAGCACAGGTCCACTCCGACCTGGAACCGATTCTCGGGGATTTGCCGCCGCAGCAGCAGGCCGGGGGTGCCGTCGATAGGCAAGAAGTGCACCCGGGCGACGTGTTTTACAGCGGCCGCGAGATCATGCAGGCGCGGCGCTCCGGCAAGCGCATGCGCGCGGGCATGTTTTGGCTGGGCACGGTAGGCGCGTTCGGGCTCACCGCGCTGCACCCGGTGTTCCTGCTACTCATCCCTACCCTGTTCATCCTGCTGTACGTAATGAAGGTCGGCCCGGACTCCTGGTACACCCCCACCCTGCGGCAGCTGGAGCAGCAGCGCCGCCAGGAAATCAAACGCCGCCAGCTGGAAATCGAATCTGCCAAGGCGCACCAGCATGCCATGATGCGGGTGCAGCGTAGGGACCAGTTCAACCAGCTGACCTCGGACGCGCTCGATGTTGCACAAAACACGATAAACCGCTTCCGCAAACAGTAA